A single Curtobacterium sp. MCJR17_020 DNA region contains:
- a CDS encoding anthranilate synthase component I family protein: protein MDDLRDLTGPSAGVRIEVRRLDPAPDLGVLAAQAGGDLVWLDSALPDGAPDTARPRARWSVLAWTDGPFRARFRHQDRQASVDVAAPAAGWFGPSSTDDRPAFAVLAGLLDRTPHLPEPIAGCGFALGWVGFLGYELGRESGGPDRTADGHADADLRFVDRAVVVDHTDGAWALTLVADAEPAASAQNRVWLETATGAPSQVDVADAATGLPSGVSSAVGRVSRADHERAVDACRAEIREGNAFQVCLTTSFSVPGGDREARVDPGADPHRDDPHLADYVRMRASDPVPFGAYLRLGPLRVASRSPERFLRIDADGAVLAEPIKGTRRRVADAAADAAVRDDLAVSAKDRAENVMIVDLLRNDLLRTATPGSVHVDRLCAVETYASVHQMVSTIGAQLPAATSRADVVRAAFPPGSMTGAPKVSAMAIADRLEGAPRGVYSGVIGYFSASGAVDLSVVIRTLVTVVDAAGQVRSRTLGAGGAVTWSSVAADEADEVVTKTRSVLGAVGATASWNGNM from the coding sequence ATGGACGATCTCCGCGATCTGACCGGTCCGTCGGCCGGCGTGCGCATCGAGGTCCGCCGGCTCGACCCTGCCCCCGACCTCGGCGTGCTGGCCGCGCAGGCCGGCGGCGACCTGGTGTGGCTCGACTCCGCGTTGCCGGACGGTGCGCCGGACACCGCTCGACCACGCGCGCGGTGGTCGGTCCTGGCATGGACGGACGGGCCGTTCCGAGCCCGGTTCCGGCACCAGGACCGGCAGGCGTCCGTCGACGTCGCTGCGCCCGCCGCCGGGTGGTTCGGTCCGTCGTCCACCGACGACCGTCCGGCCTTCGCCGTGCTGGCGGGACTGCTGGACCGGACGCCGCACCTGCCCGAGCCGATCGCCGGCTGCGGCTTCGCGCTCGGCTGGGTCGGGTTCCTCGGGTACGAGCTCGGTCGCGAGTCCGGCGGCCCGGACCGCACCGCCGACGGCCACGCCGACGCCGACCTGCGGTTCGTGGACCGCGCCGTGGTCGTCGACCACACCGACGGTGCCTGGGCGCTGACGCTCGTCGCCGACGCCGAACCGGCGGCCAGCGCGCAGAACCGGGTGTGGCTCGAGACGGCGACCGGGGCTCCATCGCAGGTCGACGTGGCGGACGCGGCCACGGGCCTCCCGTCCGGGGTGTCGTCAGCGGTCGGACGCGTGTCGCGTGCCGACCACGAACGCGCGGTCGACGCGTGCCGCGCCGAGATCCGCGAGGGGAACGCGTTCCAGGTCTGCCTCACCACCTCCTTCTCCGTGCCGGGCGGGGACCGGGAGGCCCGGGTCGACCCCGGTGCGGATCCGCACCGGGACGACCCGCACCTGGCCGACTACGTGCGGATGCGGGCGTCGGACCCGGTCCCGTTCGGTGCGTACCTGCGGCTTGGCCCGCTGCGCGTGGCGAGCCGGTCCCCGGAACGGTTCCTGCGGATCGACGCGGACGGTGCCGTGCTGGCAGAACCGATCAAGGGCACGCGGCGGCGCGTCGCCGACGCTGCCGCCGACGCTGCCGTGCGGGACGACCTCGCGGTGAGCGCCAAGGACCGTGCCGAGAACGTGATGATCGTCGACCTGCTGCGGAACGACCTGCTGCGGACGGCGACGCCCGGGTCGGTGCACGTCGACCGGCTGTGCGCGGTCGAGACCTACGCGAGCGTGCACCAGATGGTGTCGACGATCGGCGCGCAGCTGCCGGCGGCGACGTCGCGGGCGGACGTGGTGCGGGCGGCGTTCCCTCCGGGGTCGATGACCGGGGCGCCGAAGGTCAGTGCGATGGCGATCGCCGACCGGCTCGAGGGAGCGCCGCGCGGGGTGTACTCGGGCGTGATCGGGTACTTCTCGGCGAGCGGAGCAGTCGACCTGTCGGTGGTGATCCGGACGCTGGTGACGGTGGTGGATGCCGCAGGTCAGGTCCGCTCGCGGACACTCGGGGCCGGGGGAGCGGTGACGTGGTCGTCGGTCGCGGCGGACGAGGCGGACGAGGTCGTGACGAAGACACGGTCGGTGCTGGGCGCGGTCGGAGCGACGGCATCATGGAACGGCAATATGTAA
- a CDS encoding DNA polymerase Y family protein, with product MIAPGRVRADAIARGGALPEPPPTRTIVLWCPDWPVIAAARAAGAPPELPFAVVAKGLVFASSASARQHGVVRGLRVREAQARCPELVVQPYDDALDHRAFEPVIRAVEAAVPGVEVLRPGTLALRARGPARYYGGERAAAATLAGIAADHGAPAVRAGVADTPFAAEQAARARPVRPGERVRIVPVSGSSDFLAALPLGVLGDPELATVLDRLGITTLGDFASLSDEQVRDRFGVAGAFLHRLAGGRDPREISARAIPPELRIEAAFEPPLDRADQIAFAFRRSADDFAARLRAAGLVATTIRVGIVDERDILLERTWAHPRWFDAADVVDRVRWQLAGGVDPTGLEAPVTSVVLEPVAVDDMANHERGLWGSGPDERVHHGLARIQGMVGHDGVVSPRVGGGRTLSERVVLVPWGDAPPGGERALATVRDRPWPGKLPGPPPATVLERPRPVDVVTAGGESVDVDDRGVLSGAPEHFRAEGDRGGGFAPVTAWAGPWPLVVRWWESGGRRLHRLQLVDAEGRAWYLVLADHRWWAEAIAT from the coding sequence GTGATCGCGCCGGGGCGTGTCCGGGCCGACGCGATCGCCCGCGGCGGGGCGCTGCCCGAGCCGCCACCGACCCGCACCATCGTGCTCTGGTGCCCGGACTGGCCGGTGATCGCGGCAGCCCGCGCGGCCGGTGCGCCGCCGGAGCTGCCCTTCGCCGTGGTCGCGAAGGGCCTGGTGTTCGCGAGCTCCGCATCCGCCCGGCAGCACGGTGTCGTCCGGGGCCTCCGGGTGCGCGAGGCGCAGGCGCGCTGTCCGGAGCTCGTCGTGCAGCCCTACGACGACGCGCTCGACCACCGTGCGTTCGAACCCGTCATCCGCGCGGTCGAGGCGGCCGTCCCCGGGGTCGAGGTACTGCGGCCCGGCACCCTCGCCCTGCGTGCCCGGGGGCCGGCGCGGTACTACGGCGGCGAGCGGGCGGCCGCGGCGACCCTGGCGGGGATCGCGGCCGACCACGGCGCCCCGGCGGTGCGGGCCGGTGTGGCGGACACCCCGTTCGCGGCGGAGCAGGCAGCACGGGCCCGGCCGGTGCGTCCTGGCGAACGGGTACGGATCGTGCCGGTCTCCGGCTCGTCGGACTTCCTGGCGGCCCTGCCCCTCGGTGTGCTCGGCGACCCCGAGCTCGCGACCGTGCTCGATCGGCTCGGCATCACCACGCTGGGCGATTTCGCGTCGCTCAGTGACGAGCAGGTCCGCGACCGGTTCGGGGTCGCCGGGGCGTTCCTGCACCGGCTGGCCGGCGGACGCGACCCGCGGGAGATCTCGGCACGCGCGATCCCGCCCGAGCTCCGGATCGAGGCCGCCTTCGAGCCCCCGCTCGACCGTGCCGACCAGATCGCGTTCGCGTTCCGGCGCTCCGCCGACGACTTCGCCGCGCGCCTCCGTGCCGCGGGGCTGGTCGCGACGACCATCCGGGTGGGGATCGTCGACGAGCGGGACATCCTGCTCGAACGCACCTGGGCGCACCCCCGGTGGTTCGACGCCGCCGACGTCGTCGACCGGGTGCGGTGGCAGCTCGCCGGCGGGGTCGACCCGACCGGGCTCGAAGCCCCGGTCACGTCGGTCGTGCTCGAACCGGTCGCCGTCGACGACATGGCGAACCACGAGCGCGGGCTCTGGGGCTCCGGGCCGGACGAGCGCGTGCACCACGGGCTGGCCCGCATCCAGGGCATGGTCGGGCACGACGGTGTGGTGAGCCCGCGGGTCGGCGGTGGCCGGACCCTGTCCGAGCGGGTGGTGCTCGTGCCGTGGGGTGACGCCCCGCCCGGCGGCGAGCGTGCCCTGGCCACCGTGCGCGACCGCCCCTGGCCCGGCAAGCTGCCCGGCCCGCCGCCGGCCACGGTGCTCGAGCGTCCCCGGCCGGTCGACGTCGTCACCGCCGGTGGCGAGAGCGTCGACGTCGACGACCGCGGCGTGCTGTCCGGCGCGCCCGAACACTTCCGCGCCGAGGGGGACCGGGGCGGTGGGTTCGCGCCCGTCACGGCCTGGGCGGGCCCCTGGCCGCTCGTCGTGCGGTGGTGGGAGTCCGGCGGTCGACGACTGCACCGACTGCAGCTCGTCGACGCCGAGGGTCGTGCCTGGTACCTGGTGCTGGCGGACCACCGGTGGTGGGCGGAGGCGATCGCCACGTGA